The following proteins come from a genomic window of Mariniflexile sp. TRM1-10:
- the aroB gene encoding 3-dehydroquinate synthase produces MDSIATNNCKIHFNNTCYPSINEHINTHNFSKIFILVDENTHQFCLPYFLEKLETKIAIEIIEIESGEVNKTIDTCVGVWNSLSELNADRKSLLINIGGGVITDLGGFVACTFKRGIAYINVPTTLLSMVDASVGGKTGVDLGHLKNQIGVISNPDLVLIDTHFLNTLPQNQMRSGLAEMLKHGLISDKNYWNKFQDLSKLSLVDLDELIYESVMIKKNVVEVDPFENNLRKTLNFGHTLGHAIESYFLSNPNKTSLLHGEAIIVGMILAAYISTELAGFPKQVAHNIKTLFVDYYGKVAIDTSEYATIIELLKYDKKNNHGNINFVLLENIGKPRIDCLVDEDIIIDAFEFYAT; encoded by the coding sequence ATGGATTCTATAGCAACAAATAATTGTAAGATTCATTTTAACAACACATGTTATCCATCTATAAACGAGCATATTAATACTCATAATTTTTCCAAAATCTTTATTTTAGTAGATGAAAATACCCATCAATTTTGCTTACCATATTTTTTAGAAAAACTGGAAACTAAGATTGCAATTGAAATTATTGAAATAGAATCTGGTGAAGTAAACAAAACTATTGATACCTGTGTTGGTGTTTGGAACTCACTTTCAGAATTGAATGCCGACCGAAAAAGCTTGCTAATAAACATTGGTGGCGGTGTTATTACCGATTTGGGCGGTTTTGTAGCCTGCACTTTCAAACGTGGCATTGCTTATATTAATGTACCCACTACCCTATTATCCATGGTTGATGCTTCAGTTGGTGGTAAAACGGGCGTTGATCTAGGACATTTAAAAAACCAGATAGGCGTTATAAGCAACCCCGATTTAGTGCTTATAGACACTCATTTTTTAAATACATTGCCACAAAATCAAATGCGTTCCGGCCTAGCAGAAATGCTAAAGCACGGGTTAATTAGTGATAAAAACTATTGGAATAAATTTCAAGACCTCTCGAAACTGTCTTTAGTTGATTTAGATGAATTGATTTATGAATCGGTAATGATTAAAAAGAATGTTGTTGAAGTGGACCCTTTTGAAAACAATCTGCGAAAAACTTTGAATTTTGGCCATACGCTTGGTCATGCCATTGAGTCTTATTTTTTAAGCAACCCTAATAAAACCTCTTTACTACATGGTGAGGCCATTATTGTGGGAATGATTTTAGCAGCTTATATTTCTACCGAACTAGCAGGGTTCCCAAAACAAGTGGCTCATAATATTAAAACCCTTTTTGTTGATTACTATGGAAAAGTAGCTATCGATACTTCAGAGTATGCAACCATCATTGAATTACTTAAATACGACAAAAAAAATAATCACGGTAATATCAATTTTGTATTGTTGGAAAACATTGGAAAACCAAGAATTGATTGTTTGGTAGATGAAGATATTATAATAGATGCTTTTGAGTTTTATGCAACTTAG
- a CDS encoding proline dehydrogenase family protein → MQKNTPIFDNTEIAFALKSDSELERAYFLFKMISIEPLVRIGTAATNFALKAHLPIEGLIRSTVFDHFCGGVNEEDCLPVINKMYEKGVSSVLDFSVEAKESEKEFDYARDVTLKIIEFCKEIKAIPIAVFKPSGFGRFYLYEKISKGDALTTKEQEEWRKVVERFDVVCKKAKANNVAVLIDAEESWIQDAVDALITQMMAKYNTEKPIVFNTLQMYRHDRLAFLRSEHEKATIGHYFLGYKLVRGAYMEKENDRAEEMGYESPICKSKAATDDNFNAGLSYVLDHIDCMSLFAGTHNEVSSYLLMDLMAEKGIENNDPRVWFGQLYGMSDHISFNLADKGYNVAKYVPFGPVKDVMPYLIRRAEENTSVAGQTGRELALLAKEKKRRRIS, encoded by the coding sequence ATGCAAAAAAACACCCCTATTTTTGACAATACCGAAATTGCTTTTGCTTTAAAAAGTGATTCTGAATTGGAACGTGCCTATTTTTTGTTCAAAATGATTTCAATAGAGCCTTTAGTTCGAATAGGTACTGCTGCTACAAATTTTGCCCTAAAAGCGCATTTACCTATTGAAGGATTGATTCGTTCGACGGTATTTGATCATTTTTGTGGGGGCGTCAATGAAGAAGATTGTCTGCCCGTTATCAATAAGATGTATGAAAAAGGGGTGAGCTCTGTGTTAGACTTTTCGGTTGAGGCTAAAGAAAGTGAAAAGGAGTTTGATTATGCCCGAGATGTTACTCTTAAAATTATTGAGTTCTGTAAAGAGATTAAAGCCATTCCCATAGCGGTTTTTAAGCCATCGGGTTTTGGCCGTTTTTATTTATATGAAAAAATAAGCAAAGGGGATGCCTTGACAACCAAGGAACAAGAGGAGTGGCGTAAGGTTGTGGAGCGGTTTGATGTGGTTTGTAAAAAAGCAAAAGCAAATAACGTCGCCGTATTAATTGATGCAGAAGAAAGTTGGATACAAGATGCAGTCGATGCCTTAATAACCCAAATGATGGCAAAGTACAATACTGAAAAGCCAATTGTTTTTAACACTTTGCAAATGTACAGGCACGATAGATTAGCATTTTTAAGAAGCGAGCATGAAAAAGCGACGATAGGCCATTATTTTCTTGGGTACAAATTAGTACGTGGTGCCTATATGGAAAAAGAAAATGATAGGGCAGAAGAAATGGGTTACGAATCGCCAATATGTAAAAGTAAAGCTGCTACAGACGACAATTTCAATGCTGGTTTGAGTTATGTGTTAGACCATATAGATTGCATGTCTTTATTCGCAGGAACGCATAATGAAGTCAGTTCCTATTTACTTATGGATTTGATGGCGGAAAAAGGGATTGAGAATAACGATCCTAGGGTTTGGTTTGGACAGCTGTATGGAATGAGCGATCATATCAGTTTTAATCTAGCAGATAAAGGATACAACGTGGCTAAGTATGTGCCGTTTGGTCCAGTAAAAGACGTGATGCCTTACTTAATACGCCGTGCAGAGGAAAACACATCGGTAGCTGGACAAACAGGCAGGGAATTAGCGCTTTTGGCTAAAGAGAAGAAGAGACGGAGGATCTCGTGA
- a CDS encoding SDR family NAD(P)-dependent oxidoreductase, with amino-acid sequence MTPETYNHIKQLIEDSGVIHLNGDTKKVFQNFDFSEETILITGAAGSIGSELAKHILACDYKKLILIDIAESPLYDLIKAFENEDLTKIDCLLLNINDAESVEFLFETYKPTLIFHAAAYKHVPLMEAHPYEAVKTNILATKLLADLAIKYHAKKFIFISTDKAVNPISIMGITKYIAENHIIQLAQKSHTQFVITRFGNIIGSNGSVLPVFKKQIDYGLPLTITSKTVARYFIDKHKACHLILKIATFNKSEGSVFTFNMGEPIKLIDLANCFIDLYASKHDKIAIKIIGLRPGEKQTEDMISKNETLIATAHEDIFLVKQNKENPLKNTNLSKLLDINPYLSPQEIKRLLLSYM; translated from the coding sequence ATGACCCCAGAAACCTACAACCACATAAAACAATTAATAGAAGATTCTGGCGTCATTCATTTAAATGGAGACACTAAAAAAGTATTTCAAAATTTTGATTTTTCTGAAGAAACCATTTTAATTACAGGAGCCGCGGGGTCTATTGGTAGCGAACTTGCTAAACATATTTTGGCGTGCGATTATAAAAAATTAATTCTTATTGATATTGCTGAATCACCACTTTATGACTTAATCAAAGCTTTTGAAAACGAAGACTTAACAAAAATAGACTGTTTACTTTTAAACATAAATGACGCTGAGTCCGTTGAATTTCTTTTCGAAACCTATAAACCTACACTCATTTTTCATGCAGCAGCCTATAAACACGTCCCTTTAATGGAAGCGCATCCATACGAAGCTGTTAAAACGAATATTTTGGCTACTAAACTACTGGCAGATTTAGCTATTAAATATCATGCTAAAAAATTCATCTTTATATCTACCGATAAAGCCGTAAACCCAATCAGCATCATGGGTATTACTAAATACATTGCAGAAAACCACATCATTCAGCTAGCTCAAAAAAGCCACACGCAATTTGTAATAACACGCTTTGGAAATATTATAGGATCTAACGGATCGGTGCTACCGGTTTTTAAAAAGCAAATAGATTATGGTCTGCCCTTAACAATTACCAGTAAAACCGTAGCCCGCTATTTTATAGACAAACATAAAGCCTGCCATCTCATTTTAAAAATTGCCACGTTTAACAAATCTGAAGGCAGTGTATTTACTTTTAATATGGGAGAACCTATCAAACTAATTGATTTGGCCAATTGCTTTATCGACTTATATGCAAGTAAGCACGATAAAATAGCAATTAAAATAATAGGGTTGCGCCCTGGCGAAAAGCAGACCGAAGACATGATCTCTAAAAATGAAACCTTAATAGCTACCGCCCATGAAGACATTTTCTTGGTAAAGCAAAATAAAGAAAACCCTCTTAAAAATACCAATTTGAGTAAATTACTAGACATAAACCCTTACCTATCTCCTCAAGAAATAAAGCGATTGCTATTAAGTTATATGTAA